A window of the Planococcus citri chromosome 4, ihPlaCitr1.1, whole genome shotgun sequence genome harbors these coding sequences:
- the LOC135843734 gene encoding fibroblast growth factor receptor 1-like isoform X2 — protein MRLSIYLHSNATVALGLAVIMTTFSLAISLNSTNCGEQMKRCKGAVLLTCNSTKMTSTSYWYRLSPERMMTMLENASHLSDYEVKDVSKSYETTETWLSNLSPYDNGLYSCLDRSKPREEQVICCIRLNVSCNGIENNDHIKQHLQKIENGDGASPYTLEKTIHFIPRQTDEPVVLRSFTRGYPKPTNSAYATNYGDFSGNELKLYDDESHLFLTIDEPSMPTTYTIRTCNAKGCIDNIFHSVHQTGNNTVVIGEIKGASVTLCCDAELNSTWRVQWFIKNRNETKNTKERWTAPKEVPCYFIFNVSDTNTGTYQCRKQDLSTWKTIGTFELKILNDSVSGKHPINQATVSAENDQDYFRNGGSITNILIIILITALSFTTICVTYFSSKFKKEMRKINMELEKMTKLQVKKIIVQKQISSDNDSSDILNIPVVTIQCLRSDEVKNGMISNVVYEMPLDERWEFPRHNLRIGRTVGEGEFGIAAQAEAKNIPGRENQTTIVAVKMLKVHSSRFGGSQYPCNG, from the exons ATGAGGTTATCAATATATCTACATTCCAATG CAACCGTTGCTCTCGGATTAGCAGTCATCATGACAACTTTCTCCTTGGCAATTTCTttaaattcaa CCAACTGCGGAGAACAGATGAAACGTTGCAAGGGAGCCGTATTATTAACTTGTAACAGCACAAAAATGACAAGTACGTCGTATTGGTATCGTTTATCGCCCGAAAGAATGATGACAATGTTGGAAAATGCATCTCACTTGTCCGATTATGAAGTAAAAGACGTATCA AAATCATACGAGACAACGGAAACATGGCTGTCGAATCTATCCCCGTATGATAATGGATTGTATTCTTGCTTAGATCGATCAAAACCAAGAGAGGAACAAGTGATTTGTTGCATTAGGTTAAACGTCAGTTGCAATG GTATTGAAAACAACGATCACATAAAACagcatttgcaaaaaattgagaatggcGATGGAGCGTCACCATACACATTAGAAAAAACCATTCATTTTATTCCTCGACAAACAGACGAGCCGGTTGTTTTAAGAAGTTTTACTAGAG GATATCCCAAACCAACTAATTCGGCCTACGCAACAAATTATGGTGATTTTTCTGGAAATGAGCTAAAACTATATGATGATGAAAGTCATTTGTTTCTAACAATAGACGAACCGTCAATGCCGACAACTTATACCATTCGCACATGCAACGCGAAAGGCTGCATTGATAATATTTTCCACTCTGTTCATCAAACTG GAAATAATACAGTTGTGATAGGAGAAATTAAGGGTGCATCTGTGACATTATGTTGCGATGCTGAGCTCAACTCTACCTGGAGAGTGCAGTGGttcattaaaaatagaaatgaaacgaaaaatacg AAAGAAAGATGGACAGCTCCAAAGGAAGTGCCTTGCTATTTCATATTTAATGTATCTGATACGAACACTGGTACATATCAATGTAGAAAGCAAGATTTGTCAACATGGAAGACGATTGGtacttttgaattgaaaattctcaatg ACTCGGTCTCTGGCAAACACCCAATCAACCAGGCTACTGTTTCCGCTGAAAATGATCAAGATTACTTCAGAAATG GCGGTTCGATTACTAACATATTAATCATCATTTTGATAACGGCATTATCCTTCACAACCATCTGCGTTACCTATTTTTCctccaaattcaaaaa agaaatgagaaaaataaacatggaattagaaaaaatgacgaaactgCAGGTGAAGAAAATCATCGTCCAAAAACAAATCAGTAGTGATAACGATTCGTCGGATATTTTG AATATTCCTGTCGTTACTATTCAATGTTTGAGATCTGATGAAGTCAAAAATGGTATGATTTCCAACGTAGTTTACGAAATGCCTTTGGATGAACGCTGGGAATTTCCTCGACATAATTTACGTATCGGTAGAACGGTGGGTGAAGGAGAATTCGGAATAGCTGCCCAAGCCGAAGCGAAGAATATTCCAGGGCGAGAAAATCAAACAACAATTGTAGCTGTGAAAATGCTCAAAG tgCATTCATCGAGATTTGGCGGCTCGCAATATCCTTGTAATGGTTAA
- the LOC135843734 gene encoding fibroblast growth factor receptor 1-like isoform X1: MRLSIYLHSNATVALGLAVIMTTFSLAISLNSTNCGEQMKRCKGAVLLTCNSTKMTSTSYWYRLSPERMMTMLENASHLSDYEVKDVSKSYETTETWLSNLSPYDNGLYSCLDRSKPREEQVICCIRLNVSCNGIENNDHIKQHLQKIENGDGASPYTLEKTIHFIPRQTDEPVVLRSFTRGYPKPTNSAYATNYGDFSGNELKLYDDESHLFLTIDEPSMPTTYTIRTCNAKGCIDNIFHSVHQTGNNTVVIGEIKGASVTLCCDAELNSTWRVQWFIKNRNETKNTKERWTAPKEVPCYFIFNVSDTNTGTYQCRKQDLSTWKTIGTFELKILNDSVSGKHPINQATVSAENDQDYFRNGGSITNILIIILITALSFTTICVTYFSSKFKKEMRKINMELEKMTKLQVKKIIVQKQISSDNDSSDILNIPVVTIQCLRSDEVKNGMISNVVYEMPLDERWEFPRHNLRIGRTVGEGEFGIAAQAEAKNIPGRENQTTIVAVKMLKDDAPDSDMINLVSEMEILKLLGNHPNVLRLIGCCSQGGPLLVITEYAENGNLQKFLRNHLERSPIKLPETTLMSYALQIAQGMDYLASLKCIHRDLAARNILVMVNHTMKIADFGLTTNTTNSEYCKKTSEGRLPIKWMAPEALLHHKYTLKSDVWSYGVLLWELSTMGGNPYPTLLNLVELLHVLNQNYRMEKPPNTSTNVYDLMLECWDNEPERRPNFSTIVERLTELFPCTQANDESSHLLNSDTSESEMGSSVFNSKFSEDENASEAC; the protein is encoded by the exons ATGAGGTTATCAATATATCTACATTCCAATG CAACCGTTGCTCTCGGATTAGCAGTCATCATGACAACTTTCTCCTTGGCAATTTCTttaaattcaa CCAACTGCGGAGAACAGATGAAACGTTGCAAGGGAGCCGTATTATTAACTTGTAACAGCACAAAAATGACAAGTACGTCGTATTGGTATCGTTTATCGCCCGAAAGAATGATGACAATGTTGGAAAATGCATCTCACTTGTCCGATTATGAAGTAAAAGACGTATCA AAATCATACGAGACAACGGAAACATGGCTGTCGAATCTATCCCCGTATGATAATGGATTGTATTCTTGCTTAGATCGATCAAAACCAAGAGAGGAACAAGTGATTTGTTGCATTAGGTTAAACGTCAGTTGCAATG GTATTGAAAACAACGATCACATAAAACagcatttgcaaaaaattgagaatggcGATGGAGCGTCACCATACACATTAGAAAAAACCATTCATTTTATTCCTCGACAAACAGACGAGCCGGTTGTTTTAAGAAGTTTTACTAGAG GATATCCCAAACCAACTAATTCGGCCTACGCAACAAATTATGGTGATTTTTCTGGAAATGAGCTAAAACTATATGATGATGAAAGTCATTTGTTTCTAACAATAGACGAACCGTCAATGCCGACAACTTATACCATTCGCACATGCAACGCGAAAGGCTGCATTGATAATATTTTCCACTCTGTTCATCAAACTG GAAATAATACAGTTGTGATAGGAGAAATTAAGGGTGCATCTGTGACATTATGTTGCGATGCTGAGCTCAACTCTACCTGGAGAGTGCAGTGGttcattaaaaatagaaatgaaacgaaaaatacg AAAGAAAGATGGACAGCTCCAAAGGAAGTGCCTTGCTATTTCATATTTAATGTATCTGATACGAACACTGGTACATATCAATGTAGAAAGCAAGATTTGTCAACATGGAAGACGATTGGtacttttgaattgaaaattctcaatg ACTCGGTCTCTGGCAAACACCCAATCAACCAGGCTACTGTTTCCGCTGAAAATGATCAAGATTACTTCAGAAATG GCGGTTCGATTACTAACATATTAATCATCATTTTGATAACGGCATTATCCTTCACAACCATCTGCGTTACCTATTTTTCctccaaattcaaaaa agaaatgagaaaaataaacatggaattagaaaaaatgacgaaactgCAGGTGAAGAAAATCATCGTCCAAAAACAAATCAGTAGTGATAACGATTCGTCGGATATTTTG AATATTCCTGTCGTTACTATTCAATGTTTGAGATCTGATGAAGTCAAAAATGGTATGATTTCCAACGTAGTTTACGAAATGCCTTTGGATGAACGCTGGGAATTTCCTCGACATAATTTACGTATCGGTAGAACGGTGGGTGAAGGAGAATTCGGAATAGCTGCCCAAGCCGAAGCGAAGAATATTCCAGGGCGAGAAAATCAAACAACAATTGTAGCTGTGAAAATGCTCAAAG atGATGCCCCAGACTCCGACATGATTAATTTAGTTTCTGAAATGGAAATCTTGAAATTACTTGGAAACCATCCAAATGTCCTCCGACTAATTGGCTGTTGTAGTCAGGGAGGGCCCCTGCTGGTAATTACAGAATATGCTGAAAACGgaaatcttcaaaagtttctGCGTAACCATCTTGAACGGTCGCCCATTAAACTCCCAGAAACTACTCTCATGTCTTATGCTCTTCAAATTGCGCAGGGGATGGATTATTTGGCCTCATTGAAG tgCATTCATCGAGATTTGGCGGCTCGCAATATCCTTGTAATGGTTAACCACACCATGAAAATAGCAGATTTCGGTCTTACCACGAATACAACAAATTCAGAGTACTGTAAAAAAACTTCGGAAGGAAGGCTTCCAATTAAGTGGATGGCACCTGAAGCTTTGCTTCATCACAAATACACACTCAAGTCTGACGT GTGGTCATACGGTGTCTTATTGTGGGAATTATCAACAATGGGTGGTAACCCATATCCTACGCTTCTCAATCTTGTTGAGCTACTTCACGTTCTAAACCAAAATTATAGAATGGAAAAGCCTCCGAACACATCTACAAATGT ATATGATTTAATGTTGGAATGTTGGGATAATGAACCTGAACGTCGTCCAAATTTTTCGACCATTGTGGAGCGCCTGACAGAATTATTCCCATGCACTCAG GCAAACGATGAGTCCAGCCATTTACTAAATTCTGATACTTCTGAATCTGAGATGGGAAGCAGtgttttcaattcgaaattctCTGAAGATGAAAATGCAAGTGAAGCGTGTTGA